The following proteins are encoded in a genomic region of Streptomyces collinus Tu 365:
- a CDS encoding DeoR/GlpR family DNA-binding transcription regulator, with protein MSENQNLLAEQRRALILDEVRRRGGVRVNELTRKLGVSDMTVRRDLDALARQGMLEKVHGGAVPVVEASTHEPGFEAKSGLELTAKEDIARAAARLVSPGSAIALSGGTTTYALAQHLLEVPDLTVVTNSVRVADVFHAAQRTSGQRQGGATVVLTGGVRTPSDSLVGPVADQAIAALHFDLLFLGVHGISVEAGLSTPNLAEAETNRRLVQSARRVVVVADHTKWGTVGLSSFAALEQVDTLVTDAGLPGEARSEISEHLRRLVVAGEPGDDEDL; from the coding sequence GTGAGCGAGAATCAGAACCTCCTCGCGGAGCAGCGCCGCGCCCTCATCCTGGACGAGGTCCGGCGCCGGGGCGGCGTCCGGGTGAACGAACTGACCCGCAAGCTCGGTGTGTCGGACATGACCGTGCGCCGTGATCTCGACGCGCTGGCCCGCCAGGGCATGCTGGAGAAGGTGCACGGCGGCGCGGTCCCGGTGGTCGAGGCGAGCACGCACGAGCCGGGCTTCGAGGCCAAGTCGGGTCTGGAGCTCACCGCCAAGGAGGACATCGCGCGGGCCGCGGCCCGGCTGGTCAGCCCGGGGTCGGCGATCGCCCTGTCGGGCGGCACCACGACCTACGCGCTGGCGCAGCACCTGCTGGAGGTGCCGGACCTGACCGTGGTGACGAACTCGGTGCGGGTCGCCGACGTCTTCCACGCGGCGCAGCGCACCTCGGGACAGCGCCAGGGCGGGGCCACGGTGGTGCTGACCGGCGGGGTGCGCACGCCGTCCGACTCGCTGGTGGGCCCGGTCGCCGACCAGGCGATCGCCGCGCTCCACTTCGACCTGCTGTTCCTGGGTGTGCACGGGATATCGGTGGAGGCGGGCCTGTCCACGCCGAACCTGGCGGAGGCCGAGACCAACCGCCGGCTGGTGCAGTCGGCACGCCGGGTCGTGGTGGTCGCCGACCACACCAAGTGGGGCACCGTCGGGCTCAGTTCGTTCGCCGCGCTGGAGCAGGTGGACACGCTGGTCACCGACGCGGGTCTGCCGGGCGAGGCCCGCTCGGAGATCTCCGAGCACCTGCGCCGTCTCGTGGTCGCGGGTGAGCCCGGGGACGACGAGGACCTCTGA
- a CDS encoding alpha-ketoglutarate-dependent dioxygenase AlkB family protein has protein sequence MDVELFERGRAEVAPSAVHVPHWLGAERQRALLAACREWARPPAGLRTVRTPGGGTMSARQVCLGWHWYPYAYAPTVVDGDGAPVKPFPDWLGELSRDAVADALGPRAVPERPYDIALINFYDGDARMGMHRDSDERVPAPVVSLSLGDTCVFRFGNPRTRTKPYTDVELRSGDLFVFGGPSRFAYHGVPRVHPGTAPPELGLTGRLNITLRVSGL, from the coding sequence ATGGACGTGGAACTGTTCGAACGGGGGCGGGCCGAGGTCGCGCCGAGCGCCGTGCACGTCCCGCACTGGCTCGGTGCCGAGCGGCAGCGTGCGCTGCTCGCCGCCTGCCGGGAGTGGGCGCGCCCCCCGGCCGGGCTGCGCACCGTCCGCACGCCGGGCGGCGGCACGATGTCCGCCCGGCAGGTCTGCCTGGGCTGGCACTGGTACCCGTACGCCTACGCCCCTACGGTCGTCGACGGAGACGGCGCCCCGGTGAAGCCGTTCCCGGACTGGCTGGGCGAGCTGAGCCGGGACGCGGTGGCCGACGCGCTCGGCCCGCGGGCGGTACCGGAGCGGCCGTACGACATCGCGCTGATCAACTTCTACGACGGCGACGCCCGCATGGGCATGCACCGCGACAGCGACGAGCGGGTGCCGGCGCCGGTCGTGTCGCTGAGCCTCGGCGACACCTGCGTCTTCCGCTTCGGCAACCCGCGCACCCGCACGAAGCCGTACACCGACGTGGAGCTGCGCAGCGGGGACCTCTTCGTCTTCGGCGGGCCGTCCCGGTTCGCGTACCACGGGGTGCCGCGCGTGCACCCCGGCACGGCGCCGCCGGAGCTGGGGCTCACCGGGCGGCTGAACATCACCTTGCGGGTGAGCGGGCTCTAG
- a CDS encoding right-handed parallel beta-helix repeat-containing protein yields MAQGTVQVTHTGTSRWRRRTGEYASLAAALEAAADGDVLTVAPGTYRENLVLQRAVTLRGPEGSPGSVRIAPADGVPLTVCASAVVQDLHVEGQDAAAPALLVEEGTPELMDLRIVTRSAAGIEVRGGARPTVRRCTVDNPAGIGIAVLDGGGGVFEECEIVAAGQAGVAVRGGAHPRLDRCRVHHASGTGLTVTGENSALEAFGCEVYEVRGAGVQVTQRATAHLTDCDVHRTTADGVTLDTDAVLTLADCRIHDVPENAVDLRSRSVLTLTRTTVRQFGRNGLSVWDPGTRVDANQCEIFDSTGDYPAVWVSDGATAVLDSCRVHDVPDALFVLDRGSRADVVDSDLSQVRNTAVSVSDGATAQLDDCRIREAATGAWFRDHGSGGTLANCTIDGTQTGVIVTKGADPAIERCTVDSPAEAGFYVSAGGRGTFLNCRVSGSGGYGFHVIDGCRTTLRKCRTERCARGGYEFADPGPDTGAGTGPVVEDCTSDESGGLRPPAARETAVQSAPSSAGLLGSIPGQRVTEQEPLITPAEPEQQARTSKDVLGELDALVGLESVKREVRALTDMIEVGRRRQRAGLKAASVKRHLVFTGSPGTGKTTVARLYGEILASLGVLDKGHLVEVSRVDLVGEHIGSTAIRTQEAFERARGGVLFIDEAYALSPEDAGRDFGKEAIDTLVKLMEDQRDAVVVIVAGYTAEMERFLSVNPGVASRFSRTITFGDYGPGELLRIVEQQADEHEYRLAPGAAEALLTYFTAIPKGPAFGNGRTARQTFEAMVERHASRVAQFADPSTDDLTLLYAEDLPEVP; encoded by the coding sequence ATGGCACAGGGCACGGTCCAGGTGACGCACACCGGTACATCGCGGTGGCGGCGCCGCACGGGTGAGTACGCTTCGCTCGCCGCCGCCCTGGAGGCCGCCGCCGACGGTGACGTCCTCACCGTCGCCCCCGGCACCTACCGGGAGAATCTCGTCCTCCAGCGGGCCGTGACGCTGCGCGGCCCCGAGGGCTCGCCGGGCTCGGTGCGGATCGCCCCGGCCGACGGGGTGCCGCTGACCGTGTGCGCCTCCGCGGTGGTCCAGGACCTGCACGTGGAGGGCCAGGACGCGGCGGCGCCCGCCCTGCTGGTGGAGGAGGGCACGCCCGAGCTGATGGACCTGCGGATCGTCACGCGGTCGGCCGCGGGCATCGAGGTGCGCGGCGGGGCCCGCCCGACCGTCCGGCGCTGCACCGTCGACAACCCGGCCGGCATCGGCATCGCCGTCCTCGACGGCGGTGGCGGGGTGTTCGAGGAGTGCGAGATCGTGGCGGCCGGGCAGGCGGGTGTCGCCGTCCGCGGCGGTGCCCATCCGCGGCTGGACCGCTGCCGGGTGCACCACGCCTCCGGCACCGGACTGACCGTGACCGGGGAGAACTCCGCCCTGGAGGCGTTCGGCTGCGAGGTCTACGAGGTCCGGGGCGCCGGGGTGCAGGTCACCCAGCGGGCCACCGCCCACCTGACCGACTGCGATGTGCACCGCACCACCGCCGACGGTGTCACGCTCGACACGGACGCGGTCCTCACGCTCGCCGACTGTCGGATCCACGACGTCCCCGAGAACGCGGTCGACCTGCGGTCCCGTTCGGTGCTGACGCTGACCCGGACGACGGTCCGTCAGTTCGGGCGCAACGGCCTGTCGGTGTGGGACCCGGGCACCCGGGTGGACGCCAACCAGTGCGAGATCTTCGACAGCACGGGCGACTACCCGGCGGTGTGGGTCAGCGACGGCGCCACGGCGGTCCTCGACTCCTGCCGGGTGCACGACGTGCCGGACGCGCTCTTCGTGCTGGACCGCGGTTCCCGCGCGGACGTCGTGGACAGCGACCTGTCCCAGGTGCGCAACACGGCGGTGTCGGTGAGCGACGGCGCGACCGCGCAGCTCGACGACTGCCGGATCCGGGAGGCGGCCACCGGTGCCTGGTTCCGCGACCACGGCAGCGGCGGCACGCTCGCCAACTGCACGATCGACGGCACCCAGACCGGTGTGATCGTCACCAAGGGCGCCGACCCGGCCATCGAGCGGTGCACCGTCGACTCCCCCGCCGAGGCCGGCTTCTACGTCTCCGCAGGCGGCCGCGGCACCTTCCTGAACTGCCGGGTCAGCGGCAGTGGGGGCTACGGCTTCCATGTCATAGACGGCTGCCGTACGACGCTGCGCAAGTGCCGTACGGAGCGGTGCGCGCGCGGCGGTTACGAGTTCGCCGACCCGGGCCCGGACACGGGGGCCGGGACGGGTCCGGTCGTGGAGGACTGCACCAGCGACGAGAGCGGCGGTCTGCGGCCGCCCGCGGCCCGGGAGACGGCCGTGCAGTCGGCGCCGTCGTCCGCCGGCCTGCTCGGTTCCATCCCCGGGCAGCGCGTCACCGAGCAGGAACCGCTGATCACCCCGGCCGAGCCGGAGCAGCAGGCGCGTACGTCCAAGGACGTGCTCGGCGAACTGGACGCCCTGGTGGGCCTGGAGAGCGTCAAGCGCGAGGTGCGGGCGCTGACCGACATGATCGAGGTGGGCCGGCGCCGGCAGCGGGCCGGGCTGAAGGCCGCCTCCGTCAAGCGGCATCTGGTCTTCACCGGCTCCCCCGGCACCGGCAAGACGACGGTCGCCCGCCTGTACGGCGAGATCCTCGCCTCGCTCGGGGTTCTCGACAAGGGCCACCTGGTCGAGGTGTCCCGGGTCGACCTGGTCGGCGAGCACATCGGCTCCACCGCGATCCGCACCCAGGAAGCGTTCGAGCGGGCGCGCGGCGGTGTGCTGTTCATCGACGAGGCCTACGCCCTGTCTCCCGAGGACGCCGGGCGCGACTTCGGCAAGGAGGCCATCGACACGCTGGTGAAGCTGATGGAGGACCAGCGCGACGCGGTCGTGGTGATCGTCGCCGGCTACACGGCCGAGATGGAGCGCTTCCTCTCGGTCAACCCCGGTGTGGCGTCCCGCTTCTCGCGGACCATCACCTTCGGCGACTACGGACCGGGCGAACTGCTCCGGATCGTCGAGCAGCAGGCCGACGAGCACGAGTACCGGTTGGCTCCGGGAGCCGCCGAGGCGCTGCTGACGTACTTCACGGCGATCCCGAAGGGCCCCGCGTTCGGCAACGGGCGCACGGCACGCCAGACGTTCGAGGCGATGGTGGAGCGGCATGCGAGCCGCGTCGCCCAGTTCGCGGACCCCAGCACCGACGACCTGACCCTGCTCTACGCGGAGGACCTGCCGGAAGTGCCCTGA
- a CDS encoding MOSC domain-containing protein produces MGNAIVQSIHVHPVKAFRGVSPREAAVEPWGLAADRRWTLIDDGGKVVTQREQPRLALAAAEPMPGGGIRLSAPGREPLTVAPPEPGGSVPVNIFGTKVEAVPAAGAAHAWCSAYLGTGVRLVHMDDPAVRRPVDPEYALPGETVSFADGYPLLVTTTASLDALNSLIAQGDHAAEGPLPMNRFRPNVVVAGTEAWAEDHWRRVSIGEVTFRGVKPCGRCVVTTTDQDTAARGREPLRTLARHRRVGTGLLFGQYLVPLAPGTIRTGDPVRVRS; encoded by the coding sequence ATGGGGAACGCGATTGTGCAGTCGATCCACGTCCATCCGGTCAAGGCGTTCCGGGGCGTCTCGCCCCGGGAGGCCGCGGTGGAGCCCTGGGGTCTGGCCGCGGACCGACGCTGGACGCTGATCGACGACGGGGGAAAGGTCGTCACGCAGCGCGAGCAGCCACGCCTCGCGCTGGCCGCCGCCGAGCCGATGCCCGGCGGCGGCATTCGTCTGTCCGCGCCCGGCCGGGAACCGCTGACGGTCGCGCCGCCGGAGCCCGGGGGGAGCGTTCCGGTGAACATCTTCGGTACGAAGGTGGAGGCGGTCCCGGCCGCCGGCGCCGCGCACGCGTGGTGCTCCGCGTATCTCGGCACCGGTGTCCGGCTGGTGCACATGGACGATCCGGCCGTGCGCCGTCCCGTCGACCCCGAGTACGCGCTGCCCGGCGAGACGGTGAGCTTCGCCGACGGCTATCCCCTGCTGGTGACCACCACCGCTTCGCTGGACGCCCTGAACTCGCTGATCGCCCAGGGCGATCACGCCGCCGAGGGCCCGCTGCCGATGAACCGTTTCCGGCCGAACGTGGTCGTCGCCGGCACCGAGGCGTGGGCCGAGGACCACTGGCGGCGCGTCTCCATCGGCGAGGTGACCTTCCGTGGCGTGAAGCCGTGCGGGCGCTGCGTCGTGACCACGACCGACCAGGACACCGCCGCACGCGGCCGGGAACCCCTGCGCACGCTGGCACGGCACCGCAGGGTCGGCACGGGCCTCCTCTTCGGCCAGTACCTCGTCCCCCTCGCCCCGGGCACGATCCGGACCGGCGACCCGGTGCGGGTGCGGTCCTAG
- a CDS encoding ATP-binding protein encodes MISHPSRHCTVELQALPSRIGQVRRIVSAQLRYWHLDPLIDRAALGVTELLSNVHRHARPDKSCVVELELLVDRLTVSVRDHDPRLPVVADAAEDAALSTCGRGLAMVAAMSESWGARPEGEDGKVVWFTLPATTRARPQPARSPRRTPEQQPAPRRHPETHPTPTPVTAAPVVTTPVVTTPVVTTPVVAAPAPAVAHAAAAPPTPARSAVPG; translated from the coding sequence GTGATCAGTCACCCAAGCAGGCACTGCACGGTGGAGCTCCAAGCCCTGCCGTCGCGGATCGGCCAGGTCCGCAGAATCGTATCTGCGCAGTTGCGCTACTGGCATCTCGACCCGTTGATAGACCGGGCCGCGCTCGGTGTGACCGAGCTGCTCAGCAACGTCCACCGGCACGCCCGCCCGGACAAGTCGTGCGTCGTCGAGCTGGAACTGCTGGTCGACCGGCTCACGGTCTCGGTGCGCGACCACGATCCACGCCTTCCGGTGGTGGCGGACGCGGCGGAGGACGCCGCGCTGTCCACCTGCGGCCGGGGGCTGGCGATGGTGGCCGCGATGAGCGAGAGCTGGGGCGCGCGTCCGGAGGGCGAGGACGGCAAGGTCGTCTGGTTCACGCTGCCGGCGACCACCAGGGCCCGCCCGCAGCCGGCCCGCTCCCCCCGCCGCACCCCCGAGCAGCAGCCGGCCCCCCGCCGTCACCCCGAGACGCACCCGACCCCCACCCCGGTCACCGCGGCCCCGGTCGTCACCACACCGGTCGTCACCACACCGGTCGTCACCACACCGGTCGTCGCCGCCCCGGCGCCCGCCGTCGCCCACGCGGCGGCCGCCCCACCGACTCCCGCCCGGTCCGCCGTCCCCGGCTGA
- a CDS encoding SRPBCC family protein, with protein MAHRLRPEGLGFVGTAPVRLVFTREIAAAPEAVFRALAQDVTGWPEWFSAVSSARPTEGGREVRLRGGTRFQESVLLAEAPEVYAYRVDVTNTPGARAWIEEWRLAPAGTGTRVRMTFALDGTAAFRLVCRLVRPGVGRAFRDAVTALDRRLAG; from the coding sequence ATGGCTCACCGTCTGCGGCCGGAGGGACTCGGCTTCGTCGGGACCGCTCCCGTACGGCTCGTCTTCACCCGGGAGATCGCGGCCGCGCCGGAGGCGGTGTTCCGGGCGCTCGCGCAGGACGTGACGGGCTGGCCGGAGTGGTTCTCCGCCGTGTCGTCGGCCCGGCCGACCGAGGGCGGCCGCGAGGTGCGGCTGCGGGGCGGGACCCGTTTCCAGGAGTCGGTGCTGCTGGCCGAGGCTCCCGAGGTGTACGCCTACCGTGTCGACGTGACGAACACCCCCGGGGCCCGGGCGTGGATCGAGGAGTGGCGGCTCGCCCCGGCCGGGACCGGGACGCGGGTGCGGATGACCTTCGCCCTCGACGGTACGGCCGCGTTCCGGCTGGTGTGCCGTCTCGTCCGGCCGGGCGTGGGGCGGGCGTTCCGGGACGCCGTCACGGCGCTGGACCGGCGGCTCGCCGGATAG
- a CDS encoding ROK family protein: MSGKADPRPAGEGTTSRARLDRGRGALGPALELVHTGRAPTRAVLTAELGVTRATAGAVAAELEALGLIRVDARPGAAAGSQGRPSHRLAVAEDGPVALAAQVHADGFRAALVGLGGRIVATAPGRETVDADPAKVLGSVVEAGAELLRTTGRRCVGAGLAVPSAVAEPDGLALNPLHVAWPAGAPVRRIFAERVREAGITGPAFAGNDVNLAALAEHRHGAGRGARDLLCVASGHRGVGGALVLDGRLHTGSSGLALEVGHLPVNPGGRPCHCGSRGCLDVETDPLALLVEAGRAPGPEVSLLQQADDLLRTRYAEPAVRAAAHTLIDRLGLGLAGLVNLLNPDRIILGGLHRTLLETDPDRLRAVVADRSLWGQSGGVPILACTLDHNSLVGAAELAWQPVLDDPLGALR, encoded by the coding sequence ATGAGCGGCAAGGCGGACCCCCGGCCGGCGGGGGAAGGGACCACGTCGAGAGCGCGGCTTGACCGGGGGCGCGGCGCGCTCGGACCCGCGCTGGAGCTCGTGCACACCGGACGGGCGCCGACCCGGGCCGTGCTCACCGCCGAACTCGGGGTCACCCGGGCGACGGCCGGCGCGGTCGCCGCCGAGCTGGAGGCGCTCGGACTGATCCGCGTCGACGCACGGCCGGGCGCGGCGGCCGGGTCCCAGGGGCGCCCCTCGCACCGGCTCGCGGTCGCCGAGGACGGACCGGTGGCGCTCGCCGCGCAGGTGCACGCCGACGGCTTCCGGGCCGCGCTGGTCGGCCTCGGCGGGCGGATCGTGGCGACCGCGCCGGGCCGCGAGACCGTGGACGCCGATCCGGCGAAGGTGCTCGGCTCCGTGGTGGAGGCGGGCGCCGAACTCCTGCGCACGACCGGCCGCCGCTGCGTGGGCGCCGGACTCGCCGTCCCCTCGGCCGTGGCCGAACCCGACGGGCTGGCCCTCAATCCTCTCCACGTGGCCTGGCCGGCCGGCGCCCCGGTGCGCCGCATCTTCGCCGAACGCGTGCGCGAGGCGGGCATCACCGGCCCCGCGTTCGCGGGCAACGACGTGAACCTCGCCGCCCTCGCCGAGCACCGGCACGGCGCCGGCCGGGGCGCCCGTGACCTGCTGTGCGTGGCCTCCGGGCACCGGGGCGTCGGCGGCGCCCTGGTCCTCGACGGCCGCCTGCACACGGGCAGTTCGGGTCTCGCCCTGGAGGTCGGTCACCTCCCCGTCAACCCGGGGGGCCGGCCCTGCCACTGCGGCAGCCGGGGCTGCCTCGACGTCGAGACCGATCCGCTGGCCCTGCTCGTCGAGGCGGGCCGCGCGCCCGGCCCCGAGGTGTCCCTGCTCCAGCAGGCCGACGACCTGCTGCGCACGCGCTACGCCGAACCGGCGGTCCGCGCCGCCGCCCACACCCTCATCGACCGTCTCGGCCTGGGCCTGGCCGGTCTGGTCAACCTCCTCAACCCCGACCGGATCATCCTCGGCGGCCTGCACCGCACCCTGCTGGAGACCGATCCGGACCGGTTGCGCGCGGTCGTCGCCGACCGCAGCCTGTGGGGGCAGAGCGGCGGTGTCCCCATCCTGGCCTGCACGCTGGACCACAACAGCCTGGTCGGCGCGGCCGAGCTGGCCTGGCAGCCGGTCCTGGACGACCCGCTGGGCGCGCTCCGGTGA
- a CDS encoding DUF6643 family protein, with product MTSPRSTYGGGYYSASFPDTPIYDSLVAERGTPQIAPIRVPAAYDTGSSLPALPSALPALPAAPSPQVPSYGSYGYPQAQQPAPLQQAPTAYIPQQASAPRGYPGPQAPQPQRPMAGTGYEAMRPAAPRPAPAPYQDPYNNQQYRGY from the coding sequence ATGACCTCCCCCCGCTCCACTTATGGTGGCGGCTACTACTCCGCCTCCTTCCCGGACACCCCGATCTACGACTCCCTCGTGGCCGAGCGGGGCACCCCGCAGATCGCCCCGATCCGGGTCCCCGCCGCGTACGACACGGGGAGCAGCCTGCCCGCGCTGCCCTCGGCGCTGCCCGCCCTCCCGGCGGCACCCTCCCCGCAGGTCCCCTCCTACGGCTCCTACGGCTACCCGCAGGCGCAGCAGCCCGCCCCGCTGCAGCAGGCGCCCACCGCGTACATCCCGCAGCAGGCGAGCGCTCCGCGCGGGTACCCCGGCCCGCAGGCCCCGCAGCCGCAGCGTCCGATGGCCGGCACGGGCTACGAGGCCATGCGCCCCGCCGCGCCGCGTCCGGCGCCGGCTCCCTATCAGGATCCGTACAACAACCAGCAGTACCGCGGCTACTGA
- a CDS encoding SHOCT domain-containing protein has translation MQTLANWHGGGPGPWILFFPLIWALVMAAAVTFLRRTGRGASWRGPMSGRPTGDSPLAVLGRRFASGEIDEDEYWRRLSVLEEQFGPAGKRGA, from the coding sequence ATGCAGACGCTCGCGAACTGGCACGGCGGCGGACCCGGCCCGTGGATCCTGTTCTTCCCGCTGATCTGGGCGCTCGTCATGGCGGCCGCCGTCACCTTCCTGCGCCGCACGGGCCGGGGTGCCTCCTGGCGGGGACCGATGAGCGGCCGCCCGACGGGCGACTCACCACTCGCGGTCCTCGGCCGCCGCTTCGCCTCCGGCGAGATCGACGAGGACGAGTACTGGCGCCGTCTCTCCGTACTGGAGGAACAGTTCGGCCCCGCGGGCAAGCGCGGCGCGTGA
- a CDS encoding PLP-dependent cysteine synthase family protein, whose protein sequence is MSTTPQTRTGATLDVDRSDAAYRTWLKEAVRKVQADANRSADTHLLRFPLPERWGIDLYLKDESTHPTGSLKHRLARSLFLYGLCNGWIRPDRPVIEASSGSTAVSEAYFAKLIGVPFIAVMPRTTSAEKCRLIEFHGGRCHFVDDSRKMYEESARLAVETGGHYMDQFTYAERATDWRGNNNIAESIFRQLELERFPEPAWIVATAGTGGTSATLARYVHYMQYDTRICVADPDNSCFFEGWTAGDPDVTCDCGSRIEGIGRPRMEPSFVPGAIDRMMKVPDAASVAAVRALERAIGRKAGGSTGTGLWSALKIVSEMVAEGRTGSVVTLLCDPGDRYLDKYYSDGWLGEQGLDIAPYTAAIDSLLATGMWTD, encoded by the coding sequence GTGAGCACCACCCCACAGACCCGGACCGGCGCCACCCTCGACGTCGACCGCAGCGACGCCGCCTACCGCACGTGGCTGAAAGAGGCCGTGCGCAAGGTCCAGGCCGACGCCAACCGATCGGCGGACACGCACCTGCTGCGCTTCCCGCTGCCCGAGCGGTGGGGCATCGACCTGTACCTGAAGGACGAGTCGACGCACCCGACGGGCAGCCTCAAGCACCGCCTGGCCCGGTCCCTGTTCCTCTACGGCCTGTGCAATGGCTGGATCCGCCCGGACCGCCCGGTGATCGAGGCGTCCAGCGGCTCGACGGCCGTCTCCGAGGCGTACTTCGCCAAATTGATCGGCGTGCCCTTCATCGCCGTCATGCCGCGCACGACGAGCGCCGAGAAGTGCCGTCTCATCGAGTTCCACGGCGGCCGCTGCCACTTCGTCGACGACTCCCGCAAGATGTACGAGGAGTCCGCCCGCCTCGCGGTGGAGACCGGCGGCCACTACATGGACCAGTTCACCTACGCCGAGCGGGCCACCGACTGGCGCGGCAACAACAACATCGCCGAGTCGATCTTCCGCCAGCTGGAACTCGAGCGGTTCCCGGAGCCCGCCTGGATCGTCGCCACGGCCGGCACCGGCGGCACGTCGGCGACCCTCGCCCGCTACGTGCACTACATGCAGTACGACACCCGCATCTGTGTCGCCGACCCGGACAACTCCTGCTTCTTCGAGGGCTGGACCGCCGGCGACCCGGACGTCACCTGCGACTGCGGCTCGCGCATCGAGGGCATCGGCAGACCGCGCATGGAGCCGAGCTTCGTGCCCGGCGCCATCGACCGGATGATGAAGGTCCCGGACGCCGCCAGCGTGGCCGCCGTACGCGCGCTGGAGCGGGCCATCGGCCGCAAGGCCGGCGGTTCCACGGGCACCGGCCTGTGGAGCGCGCTGAAGATCGTCTCCGAGATGGTCGCCGAGGGCCGCACGGGCAGCGTCGTCACCCTGCTGTGCGATCCGGGCGACCGCTACCTCGACAAGTACTACTCCGACGGCTGGCTGGGGGAGCAGGGACTGGACATCGCCCCGTACACGGCCGCGATCGACTCCCTGCTGGCCACCGGCATGTGGACGGACTGA